A genomic segment from Triticum dicoccoides isolate Atlit2015 ecotype Zavitan chromosome 1A, WEW_v2.0, whole genome shotgun sequence encodes:
- the LOC119278426 gene encoding kinesin-like protein KIN-14J: MGADPAASPPSPAASPSRQPRQGEEELRAVEDHLSPSRHADSSPAPPPSPASAAPVPQHPEVSGEDAELASEEAVEEQPALEEGVVEAEAAVAGGDGEALRSFLEEFGDQADDCLIPSPRLKGIATPDCPAALQFLGGRYNSLMEKYKQQVAKCAEECAPRFDGLKKKYTAECAERRRLYNELIELRGNIRVFCRCRPLSSDEISRGCSSVVEVDPSQEMDLQFVPTEKERKTFKFDHVFGPADDQEAVFAESLPVVRSVMDGFNVCIFAYGQTGTGKTFTMEGVPENRGVNYRALEELFRISEERSSSVSYSFGVSILEVYNEKIRDLLDDNSEHTSKRLDIKQSADGAQEVPGLVEAPISTIDGVWEKLEAGARNRSVGSTSVNELSSRSHSLVRVTVTSEHLVTGERSRSHMWLVDLAGSERLAKTEVEGERLKEAKFINKSLSALGDVIAALASKNAHIPYRNSKLTHLLQSSLGGDCKTLMFVQISPSSTDSGETLCSLNFASRVRAIEHGPARKQVDPAENFKIKQMAEKLCHEEKENAKLNESLQLMQLKYASRENVFRTLQDKIRETEQACRTHQQRARELENELANEKKAARDTGKSAKPSFAAPVRQRPPLAPMRQRPPSNNMPQPSGPSRLRFAGKGSSVQNKENIPTTNKTTVDKTAGKARRVSLVPMMRQIPLQPKRRSSIAILPSERERMSIFPEKKAMSRLSHVQMSRTARPQAFNSIPETPQAAVDATPDVRGKFRRMEFGSSSRFSSPPTLSMRKSRNNISSPQQRLRMQSGSGNASKLCFSIQKRVALGSPAPARTTSMTSGTGIFDPALREQIMAGRFGNAQRVFNGKRRMSVL, translated from the exons ATGGGAGCggatccggccgcctcgcccccctCGCCGGCGGCGTCTCCGTCACGGCAGCCGCGGCAAG GCGAGGAAGAGCTCCGCGCCGTGGAGGACCACCTGAGCCCGAGCCGCCACGCGGATtcgagccctgcgccgccgccgtcgcccgcgtcCGCCGCGCCGGTGCCCCAGCATCCCGAAG TGTCAGGCGAGGACGCGGAGCTGGCCagcgaggaggcggtggaggaacaGCCCGCCCTTGAGGAGGgggtggtggaggcggaggccgcTGTTGCAGGAGGAGATGGGGAGGCTCTCCGCAGCTTCCTGGAG GAATTCGGGGATCAAGCGGACGATTGTCTTATCCCATCTCCGCGGCTGAAGGGGATCGCAACTCCTGACTGCCCTGCTGCCCTCCAATTCCTAG GGGGGAGGTACAATAGCCTGATGGAGAAGTACAAGCAGCAGGTGGCTAAGTGTGCCGAGGAGTGTGCACCAAGGTTCGATGGCTTGAAGAAGAAGTACACGGCGGAGTGTGCAGAGCGGCGTCGTTTGTACAATGAGCTCATCGAGCTGAGGGGAAACATCAGGGTATTCTGCCGGTGCCGCCCTCTAAGTTCCGATGAGATCTCCCGTGGCTGCTCATCAGTGGTTGAGGTTGATCCGTCCCAGGAGATGGACCTTCAGTTTGTTCCCACGGAAAAAGAGAGGAAGACCTTTAAATTTGACCATGTTTTTGGACCGGCTGATGATCAAG AGGCTGTATTTGCTGAGAGCCTGCCAGTCGTGAGGTCCGTCATGGATGGTTTCAATGTATGCATCTTTGCATATGGGCAAACTGGAACAGGGAAAACCTTCACTATGGAAGGTGTTCCAGAGAATAGGGGTGTTAATTACAGGGCTCTTGAAGAACTGTTCAGGATCTCAGAGGAGAGAAGCTCATCTGTCTCGTACTCATTTGGTGTGAGTATCTTGGaagtctataatgaaaaaatcagggACCTTCTTGATGACAACTCTGAACATACATCAAAAAG GTTGGACATAAAGCAAAGTGCTGATGGGGCACAAGAGGTGCCTGGCTTGGTTGAAGCTCCAATTTCTACAATAGATGGTGTGTGGGAGAAACTGGAAGCTGGCGCTAGAAATAGATCTGTTGGATCAACCAGTGTGAATGAACTGAGCAGTCGCTCCCATAG CTTGGTTAGGGTCACCGTTACAAGTGAGCATTTGGTGACTGGGGAAAGGAGCAGAAGCCACATGTGGTTGGTTGACCTTGCTGGAAGTGAGCGCTTGGCTAAAACTGAAGTAGAAGGAGAGAGGCTGAAGGAGGCAAAGTTCATCAACAAGTCACTCTCTGCACTGGGTGATGTTATTGCTGCCCTTGCCTCTAAAAATGCCCACATCCCATATCG GAACTCCAAGCTAACTCATCTGCTCCAAAGCTCGTTAG GTGGAGATTGCAAGACACTTATGTTTGTGCAGATAAGTCCAAGCTCTACAGATTCAGGAGAAACTTTATGCTCGCTAAATTTTGCTAGTAGAGTTCGAGCTATTGAACATGGCCCTGCTCGTAAACAAGTGGATCCAGCTGAAAACTTCAAGATCAAGCAGATG GCCGAAAAGCTCTGCCATGAGGAAAAGGAAAATGCGAAGTTGAACGAAAGCTTGCAACTGATGCAACTCAAGTATGCTTCTCGTGAGAATGTCTTCAGAACTCTTCAAGATAAG ATAAGGGAGACTGAGCAAGCCTGCAGAACTCATCAGCAGCGG GCTAGAGAGCTGGAGAATGAATTAGCTAATGAGAAGAAGGCTGCGAGGGATACGGGTAAATCGGCGAAGCCATCATTTGCAGCTCCTGTGAGGCAGAGACCACCACTTGCTCCTATGAGGCAGAGACCACCAAGCAACAACATGCCACAACCTTCAGGCCCTTCCAGACTGAGGTTCGCTGGTAAGGGATCTTCAGTTCAGAACAAAGAGAACATCCCTACGACGAACAAAACAACTGTGGACAAGACTGCTGGCAAAGCGCGGCGTGTATCTTTAGTTCCCATGATGCGACAGATCCCTCTCCAGCCTAAGAGGCGATCCTCGATCGCAATCCTACCAAGCGAGAGAGAGCGGATGTCCATATTTCCCGAGAAGAAGGCGATGTCACGACTGTCCCATGTCCAAATGTCAAGAACAGCAAGACCACAGGCTTTTAACTCAATTCCAGAAACACCACAAGCAGCAGTCGACGCAACTCCAGATGTCAGAGGGAAGTttagaagaatggagttcggcagcagcagcaggttctCAAGCCCTCCAACGCTGTCCATGCGGAAGTCAAGGAACAATATCTCGTCTCCACAGCAGAGGTTGAGGATGCAGTCCGGCTCTGGAAATGCCAGCAAGCTATGCTTCAGCATCCAGAAAAGAGTCGCTCTTGGTTCACCTGCTCCAGCAAGAACGACTTCCATGACGTCTGGTACTGGCATCTTTGATCCAGCTCTGCGTGAACAAATAATGGCTGGGAGATTTGGCAATGCGCAGCGGGTGTTCAACGGCAAGAGGAGAATGTCTGTCCTCTAA
- the LOC119278436 gene encoding pentatricopeptide repeat-containing protein At1g43980, mitochondrial-like, whose protein sequence is MVRDNPTVAALSALLARSASLSAAAALHARLLRSSRLFSHPFLANCLAAAYSRLGATPAAIALLTHAPGGAANRFSHNILLAALLKSRDLPAARRLFDEMPLRDTVAYNSMISGYAQSGRAEEALRLVRRMRELGVRPSAFTFSIVSSAVCSAPHGMQVHAAAVRHGSAQHNAVVGNTLVDMYRRVGLLEYAMRVFWSMNELDMVSMNSVMSVYKDDGQSSAVFECFRLTRSHGFSVDECSVSTVLTACTDIEDLAKGDQLLALCVKTGLLSNSIICSAVIGLLSMSDRLPDAVRLFEGLTKWDSETCNAMISCYARTGLMEQALGLFVIALRNAVLPTEFTFASVLRWSSCFGLMEQGTQIHALVCKCGFEDDMIVATALIDMYCKLGSLKHARKLFDSVCVKDLVLWNTMIIGLSQNGRGREALGVFWWMLDCGVKPDRITLFGALSACSLGGLVNEAMDIISLFKAKYHVVPGLEHYACVADMLSRAGLFREAEDLVQHKLQKCNTAALLNILEACMIQGDFAMAESIAENMLKLKPRSSLPYTVLARTYGARCKWESMARMWRSMEALGAKKAGECSWLCIKNEIHVFTSEEILHQGSEATYAVLDLLFWDMMDEISMMDCIHAPGCVDIIHTQDPKESKGFDCLQQFLDCTL, encoded by the coding sequence ATGGTGAGGGACAACCCGACAGTCGCCGCCCTCTCAGCGCTTCTTGCCCGCTCCGCTTCTCTGTCCGCCGCTGCGGCGCTCCACGCCCGCCTCCTCCGCTCCTCGCGCCTCTTCAGCCACCCCTTCCTCGCCAACTGCCTCGCCGCCGCTTACTCCCGCCTCGGCGCCACCCCTGCCGCCATCGCCCTGCTCACCCACGCGCCCGGCGGCGCAGCCAACCGCTTCTCCCACAACATCCTCCTCGCCGCACTGCTCAAGTCCCGTGACCTCCCGGCGGCGCGGAggctgttcgacgaaatgcctcTCAGGGACACCGTGGCCTACAATTCCATGATCTCCGGCTACGCTCAAAGCGGGCGCGCCGAGGAGGCGCTCCGGCTTGTGCGCAGGATGAGGGAGCTAGGCGTCAGGCCTAGCGCCTTCACCTTCTCCATTGTCTCGTCCGCGGTCTGCTCTGCTCCCCACGGGATGCAGGTCCATGCAGCTGCTGTCCGTCACGGCTCTGCCCAACATAATGCCGTCGTCGGCAACACGCTTGTCGACATGTATCGGCGTGTCGGCCTCTTGGAATATGCCATGCgcgtcttttggagtatgaatgaaCTGGACATGGTTTCGATGAACTCTGTCATGTCAGTGTACAAGGATGATGGCCAGAGCAGTGCGGTGTTTGAGTGTTTCCGGTTGACTAGAAGCCATGGGTTTTCGGTTGACGAATGCAGTGTGTCAACGGTGCTTACCGCGTGCACAGATATCGAGGATTTGGCTAAGGGTGACCAGCTCTTGGCCCTCTGCGTCAAAACAGGACTCCTGTCAAATTCTATCATCTGTAGTGCTGTGATCGGCCTATTGTCCATGTCTGACAGACTACCTGATGCTGTCAGGCTTTTCGAGGGACTAACAAAATGGGACTCAGAAACATGTAACGCAATGATATCGTGCTATGCCAGGACTGGTTTGATGGAGCAAGCTCTGGGCCTCTTTGTGATTGCTCTGCGAAATGCTGTTCTTCCAACTGAGTTCACTTTTGCGAGTGTGCTGAGATGGAGTTCGTGTTTTGGTCTGATGGAGCAGGGCACCCAAATCCATGCGCTGGTATGTAAATGTGGGTTTGAGGATGATATGATTGTTGCCACTGCTCTCATTGACATGTATTGTAAGTTAGGTTCCTTGAAGCATGCCAGGAAACTCTTCGATAGTGTTTGTGTCAAGGATTTGGTGTTATGGAATACAATGATCATCGGTCTATCGCAGAATGGGAGAGGTAGGGAAGCTCTTGGAGTGTTTTGGTGGATGCTGGACTGTGGTGTCAAGCCAGATAGAATTACTCTTTTCGGAGCTTTATCTGCTTGTAGCTTGGGAGGTCTGGTTAATGAAGCAATGGATATAATTTCCCTGTTTAAAGCCAAGTACCATGTCGTCCCTGGTCTGGAGCACTATGCATGTGTGGCTGACATGTTAAGCCGTGCAGGATTGTTTAGAGAGGCAGAAGATCTAGTCCAGCACAAGTTGCAGAAATGCAATACTGCTGCCCTCCTCAATATTCTTGAGGCTTGCATGATTCAAGGGGATTTCGCCATGGCAGAGTCAATCGCAGAGAATATGTTGAAACTGAAGCCTCGGTCATCACTGCCATACACTGTTCTGGCTCGAACATATGGTGCAAGATGTAAGTGGGAAAGCATGGCCAGAATGTGGAGGTCAATGGAAGCTTTAGGTGCAAAGAAGGCTGGGGAATGTAGCTGGCTCTGCATCAAGAATGAAATCCATGTGTTTACATCTGAAGAAATATTGCATCAAGGAAGCGAAGCTACGTATGCAGTTTTAGATCTATTGTTCTGGGACATGATGGATGAGATCTCCATGATGGATTGCATTCATGCTCCTGGTTGTGTTGATATAATTCATACACAAGATCCCAAGGAGAGTAAGGGATTTGATTGCCTTCAGCAGTTCCTGGATTGCACTCTGTGA